A single window of Carassius auratus strain Wakin chromosome 9, ASM336829v1, whole genome shotgun sequence DNA harbors:
- the LOC113108627 gene encoding immunoglobulin-like domain-containing receptor 2 isoform X5: MVLLHRFWIVFMLFSLQNCNGVQVNVKDEKKFAMLFSSIVLPCHYTTHSSQTAVVQWWYKSYCTDRTRDSFTFPESLGVHVSDLGASSHLDCSDNSRTVRIVASAQGSSMTLAEHYKGRDISIINKADLRIGQLQWGDSGVYFCKVIISDDLEGKNEGQVELLVQEWAFVGVVVLGSVLFLLLVGICWCQCCPHSCCCYVSCCCCPDTCCCPKHLYEAGKMAKSGQPPQITMYQPYYVPGVPVVPPAAPSSIEPKLTVLAPSVENNIAGVRSGYRLQASQCQDAMKVVYYVERDLAQFHSTKGGGHPSAGSLSELSSLHDGDVDFRQTYRQVQRKALAPINDHMDEPHIRTASIGHGLRPSHYQSNRSLDEHDNRWNCRSEHLPRKAFDARGRTGSLDELEEFAMSYGPHGRRRGDFRGPQHDFEMGPRSRDHPTSYRDGPRYSRGDDDDDDWRRRGSPPSPPKRHHTANSKRYLARQRSYDDTYLNTLLERKARGHGERGGRAEDDSDTPSKGSSKKSSDCYNSRSPSHRPEEDDPLPPYSEREAERFRTEAHIERERYRTADPAMRPFSYTRPAHGLSHTLQENREDRDKSRKLTYLSKVWDHSSKQRLTNCVTSSD; this comes from the exons ATGGTTTTGTTACACAGATTCTGGATTGTATTCATGCTATTTTCAT TGCAAAATTGTAATGGTGTACAGGTGAATGTGAAAGATGAGAAGAAGTTTGCTATGCTGTTCTCCTCCATCGTTCTTCCCTGTCATTACACCACCCACTCCTCTCAAACCGCCGTTGTGCAGTGGTGGTACAAGTCCTACTGTACAGACCGTACTCGGGATTCCTTCACATTTCCTGAGTCCCTGGGAGTCCATGTATCTGATCTGGGAGCCTCGTCTCATCTGGACTGCTCTGACAACAGCCGCACCGTCCGCATTGTGGCCTCAGCACAGGGATCTTCCATGACCTTAGCAGAGCACTACAAAGGAAGAGACATCTCCATCATTAACA AAGCAGATCTGCGCATTGGACAGCTGCAGTGGGGTGACAGCGGTGTGTATTTCTGTAAGGTGATAATTTCTGATGACCTGGAAGGGAAAAATGAAGGCCAGGTTGAGCTACTGGTGCAGG AGTGGGCATTTGTGGGAGTTGTTGTCCTTGGTAGTGTGCTCTTTCTGTTGTTGGTTGGGATCTGCTGGTGCCAGTGTTGTCCTCACTCCTGTTGTTGTTATGtaagctgctgctgctgtcctGATACATGTTGCTGTCCAAAACACT TATATGAAGCAGGGAAGATGGCAAAGAGCGGCCAACCTCCTCAGATTACCATGTATCAACCTTACTACGTTCCTGGTGTTCCTGTGGTCCCTCCAGCCGCACCATCCAGCATTGAACCCAAGTTGACTGTACTGGCTCCTTCAGTAGAAAACAATATAGCTGGAG tgcGCAGTGGCTATCGACTCCAGGCCAGTCAGTGTCAGGACGCTATGAAGGTTGTGTACTACGTAGAGAGGGACCTGGCACAGTTCCACTCTACCAAGGGGGGCGGTCATCCAT CAGCTGGCAGCCTATCAGAGCTGAGCTCTCTGCATGACGGTGACGTAGACTTCAGGCAGACCTATCGGCAGGTCCAGAGGAAGGCACTCGCACCCATCAATGACCACATGGATGAGCCACATATTCGAACAGCATCGATCGGCCATGGGCTTCGCCCCTCACATTATCAAAGCAATCGCTCTCTGGATGAGCATGACAACAG ATGGAACTGTCGTTCTGAGCACCTGCCCCGCAAAGCCTTTGATGCTAGGGGGCGCACAGGGTCACTAGATGAGCTGGAAGAGTTTGCGATGTCATACGGCCCACACGGTCGTCGGAGAGGTGACTTTCGTGGACCTCAGCATGACTTTGAAATGGGTCCAAGGTCACGGGACCATCCCACGTCTTACCGAGATGGGCCACGGTATTCTCGAGGTGATGATGACGATGACGACTGGCGCCGTCGAGGCTCACCACCTTCCCCGCCAAAAAGGCACCACACTGCCAACAGCAAACGCTATCTCGCTCGTCAGAGGTCTTATGACGATACCTACCTGAACACTCTGCTGGAGCGCAAGGCTAGGGGCCACGGAGAGCGAGGGGGGAGGGCTGAAGATGACAGTGACACACCCTCAAAAGGCAGTTCTAAGAAGAGCAGTGACTGTTACAACAGCAGGTCACCAAGCCATCGCCCCGAGgaggatgatcctttacctccaTACTCTGAGAGGGAGGCAGAGAGGTTTAGGACTGAAGCGCATATAGAGAGGGAACGGTACAGGACTGCTGATCCTGCCATGCGGCCTTTTTCATACACACGTCCGGCCCATGGACTGTCCCATACATTACAGGAGAACAGGGAGGACAGGGACAAATCCAGGAAACTG acttacctttcaaaagtttggg ACCACTCATCTAAGCAGAGACTCACTAATTGTGTGACGTCATCAGACTGA
- the LOC113108627 gene encoding immunoglobulin-like domain-containing receptor 2 isoform X4 produces MVLLHRFWIVFMLFSLQNCNGVQVNVKDEKKFAMLFSSIVLPCHYTTHSSQTAVVQWWYKSYCTDRTRDSFTFPESLGVHVSDLGASSHLDCSDNSRTVRIVASAQGSSMTLAEHYKGRDISIINKADLRIGQLQWGDSGVYFCKVIISDDLEGKNEGQVELLVQGRTGVLDDILPEFDLEIMPEWAFVGVVVLGSVLFLLLVGICWCQCCPHSCCCYVSCCCCPDTCCCPKHLYEAGKMAKSGQPPQITMYQPYYVPGVPVVPPAAPSSIEPKLTVLAPSVENNIAGVRSGYRLQASQCQDAMKVVYYVERDLAQFHSTKGGGHPSGSLSELSSLHDGDVDFRQTYRQVQRKALAPINDHMDEPHIRTASIGHGLRPSHYQSNRSLDEHDNRWNCRSEHLPRKAFDARGRTGSLDELEEFAMSYGPHGRRRGDFRGPQHDFEMGPRSRDHPTSYRDGPRYSRGDDDDDDWRRRGSPPSPPKRHHTANSKRYLARQRSYDDTYLNTLLERKARGHGERGGRAEDDSDTPSKGSSKKSSDCYNSRSPSHRPEEDDPLPPYSEREAERFRTEAHIERERYRTADPAMRPFSYTRPAHGLSHTLQENREDRDKSRKLTTHLSRDSLIV; encoded by the exons ATGGTTTTGTTACACAGATTCTGGATTGTATTCATGCTATTTTCAT TGCAAAATTGTAATGGTGTACAGGTGAATGTGAAAGATGAGAAGAAGTTTGCTATGCTGTTCTCCTCCATCGTTCTTCCCTGTCATTACACCACCCACTCCTCTCAAACCGCCGTTGTGCAGTGGTGGTACAAGTCCTACTGTACAGACCGTACTCGGGATTCCTTCACATTTCCTGAGTCCCTGGGAGTCCATGTATCTGATCTGGGAGCCTCGTCTCATCTGGACTGCTCTGACAACAGCCGCACCGTCCGCATTGTGGCCTCAGCACAGGGATCTTCCATGACCTTAGCAGAGCACTACAAAGGAAGAGACATCTCCATCATTAACA AAGCAGATCTGCGCATTGGACAGCTGCAGTGGGGTGACAGCGGTGTGTATTTCTGTAAGGTGATAATTTCTGATGACCTGGAAGGGAAAAATGAAGGCCAGGTTGAGCTACTGGTGCAGG GTAGGACAGGTGTGCTGGATGACATCCTGCCTGAGTTTGATTTGGAGATTATGCCAG AGTGGGCATTTGTGGGAGTTGTTGTCCTTGGTAGTGTGCTCTTTCTGTTGTTGGTTGGGATCTGCTGGTGCCAGTGTTGTCCTCACTCCTGTTGTTGTTATGtaagctgctgctgctgtcctGATACATGTTGCTGTCCAAAACACT TATATGAAGCAGGGAAGATGGCAAAGAGCGGCCAACCTCCTCAGATTACCATGTATCAACCTTACTACGTTCCTGGTGTTCCTGTGGTCCCTCCAGCCGCACCATCCAGCATTGAACCCAAGTTGACTGTACTGGCTCCTTCAGTAGAAAACAATATAGCTGGAG tgcGCAGTGGCTATCGACTCCAGGCCAGTCAGTGTCAGGACGCTATGAAGGTTGTGTACTACGTAGAGAGGGACCTGGCACAGTTCCACTCTACCAAGGGGGGCGGTCATCCAT CTGGCAGCCTATCAGAGCTGAGCTCTCTGCATGACGGTGACGTAGACTTCAGGCAGACCTATCGGCAGGTCCAGAGGAAGGCACTCGCACCCATCAATGACCACATGGATGAGCCACATATTCGAACAGCATCGATCGGCCATGGGCTTCGCCCCTCACATTATCAAAGCAATCGCTCTCTGGATGAGCATGACAACAG ATGGAACTGTCGTTCTGAGCACCTGCCCCGCAAAGCCTTTGATGCTAGGGGGCGCACAGGGTCACTAGATGAGCTGGAAGAGTTTGCGATGTCATACGGCCCACACGGTCGTCGGAGAGGTGACTTTCGTGGACCTCAGCATGACTTTGAAATGGGTCCAAGGTCACGGGACCATCCCACGTCTTACCGAGATGGGCCACGGTATTCTCGAGGTGATGATGACGATGACGACTGGCGCCGTCGAGGCTCACCACCTTCCCCGCCAAAAAGGCACCACACTGCCAACAGCAAACGCTATCTCGCTCGTCAGAGGTCTTATGACGATACCTACCTGAACACTCTGCTGGAGCGCAAGGCTAGGGGCCACGGAGAGCGAGGGGGGAGGGCTGAAGATGACAGTGACACACCCTCAAAAGGCAGTTCTAAGAAGAGCAGTGACTGTTACAACAGCAGGTCACCAAGCCATCGCCCCGAGgaggatgatcctttacctccaTACTCTGAGAGGGAGGCAGAGAGGTTTAGGACTGAAGCGCATATAGAGAGGGAACGGTACAGGACTGCTGATCCTGCCATGCGGCCTTTTTCATACACACGTCCGGCCCATGGACTGTCCCATACATTACAGGAGAACAGGGAGGACAGGGACAAATCCAGGAAACTG ACCACTCATCTAAGCAGAGACTCACTAATTGTGTGA
- the LOC113108627 gene encoding immunoglobulin-like domain-containing receptor 2 isoform X8, with translation MVLLHRFWIVFMLFSLQNCNGVQVNVKDEKKFAMLFSSIVLPCHYTTHSSQTAVVQWWYKSYCTDRTRDSFTFPESLGVHVSDLGASSHLDCSDNSRTVRIVASAQGSSMTLAEHYKGRDISIINKADLRIGQLQWGDSGVYFCKVIISDDLEGKNEGQVELLVQGRTGVLDDILPEFDLEIMPEWAFVGVVVLGSVLFLLLVGICWCQCCPHSCCCYVSCCCCPDTCCCPKHLYEAGKMAKSGQPPQITMYQPYYVPGVPVVPPAAPSSIEPKLTVLAPSVENNIAGAAGSLSELSSLHDGDVDFRQTYRQVQRKALAPINDHMDEPHIRTASIGHGLRPSHYQSNRSLDEHDNRWNCRSEHLPRKAFDARGRTGSLDELEEFAMSYGPHGRRRGDFRGPQHDFEMGPRSRDHPTSYRDGPRYSRGDDDDDDWRRRGSPPSPPKRHHTANSKRYLARQRSYDDTYLNTLLERKARGHGERGGRAEDDSDTPSKGSSKKSSDCYNSRSPSHRPEEDDPLPPYSEREAERFRTEAHIERERYRTADPAMRPFSYTRPAHGLSHTLQENREDRDKSRKLTTHLSRDSLIV, from the exons ATGGTTTTGTTACACAGATTCTGGATTGTATTCATGCTATTTTCAT TGCAAAATTGTAATGGTGTACAGGTGAATGTGAAAGATGAGAAGAAGTTTGCTATGCTGTTCTCCTCCATCGTTCTTCCCTGTCATTACACCACCCACTCCTCTCAAACCGCCGTTGTGCAGTGGTGGTACAAGTCCTACTGTACAGACCGTACTCGGGATTCCTTCACATTTCCTGAGTCCCTGGGAGTCCATGTATCTGATCTGGGAGCCTCGTCTCATCTGGACTGCTCTGACAACAGCCGCACCGTCCGCATTGTGGCCTCAGCACAGGGATCTTCCATGACCTTAGCAGAGCACTACAAAGGAAGAGACATCTCCATCATTAACA AAGCAGATCTGCGCATTGGACAGCTGCAGTGGGGTGACAGCGGTGTGTATTTCTGTAAGGTGATAATTTCTGATGACCTGGAAGGGAAAAATGAAGGCCAGGTTGAGCTACTGGTGCAGG GTAGGACAGGTGTGCTGGATGACATCCTGCCTGAGTTTGATTTGGAGATTATGCCAG AGTGGGCATTTGTGGGAGTTGTTGTCCTTGGTAGTGTGCTCTTTCTGTTGTTGGTTGGGATCTGCTGGTGCCAGTGTTGTCCTCACTCCTGTTGTTGTTATGtaagctgctgctgctgtcctGATACATGTTGCTGTCCAAAACACT TATATGAAGCAGGGAAGATGGCAAAGAGCGGCCAACCTCCTCAGATTACCATGTATCAACCTTACTACGTTCCTGGTGTTCCTGTGGTCCCTCCAGCCGCACCATCCAGCATTGAACCCAAGTTGACTGTACTGGCTCCTTCAGTAGAAAACAATATAGCTGGAG CAGCTGGCAGCCTATCAGAGCTGAGCTCTCTGCATGACGGTGACGTAGACTTCAGGCAGACCTATCGGCAGGTCCAGAGGAAGGCACTCGCACCCATCAATGACCACATGGATGAGCCACATATTCGAACAGCATCGATCGGCCATGGGCTTCGCCCCTCACATTATCAAAGCAATCGCTCTCTGGATGAGCATGACAACAG ATGGAACTGTCGTTCTGAGCACCTGCCCCGCAAAGCCTTTGATGCTAGGGGGCGCACAGGGTCACTAGATGAGCTGGAAGAGTTTGCGATGTCATACGGCCCACACGGTCGTCGGAGAGGTGACTTTCGTGGACCTCAGCATGACTTTGAAATGGGTCCAAGGTCACGGGACCATCCCACGTCTTACCGAGATGGGCCACGGTATTCTCGAGGTGATGATGACGATGACGACTGGCGCCGTCGAGGCTCACCACCTTCCCCGCCAAAAAGGCACCACACTGCCAACAGCAAACGCTATCTCGCTCGTCAGAGGTCTTATGACGATACCTACCTGAACACTCTGCTGGAGCGCAAGGCTAGGGGCCACGGAGAGCGAGGGGGGAGGGCTGAAGATGACAGTGACACACCCTCAAAAGGCAGTTCTAAGAAGAGCAGTGACTGTTACAACAGCAGGTCACCAAGCCATCGCCCCGAGgaggatgatcctttacctccaTACTCTGAGAGGGAGGCAGAGAGGTTTAGGACTGAAGCGCATATAGAGAGGGAACGGTACAGGACTGCTGATCCTGCCATGCGGCCTTTTTCATACACACGTCCGGCCCATGGACTGTCCCATACATTACAGGAGAACAGGGAGGACAGGGACAAATCCAGGAAACTG ACCACTCATCTAAGCAGAGACTCACTAATTGTGTGA
- the LOC113108627 gene encoding immunoglobulin-like domain-containing receptor 2 isoform X1 gives MVLLHRFWIVFMLFSLQNCNGVQVNVKDEKKFAMLFSSIVLPCHYTTHSSQTAVVQWWYKSYCTDRTRDSFTFPESLGVHVSDLGASSHLDCSDNSRTVRIVASAQGSSMTLAEHYKGRDISIINKADLRIGQLQWGDSGVYFCKVIISDDLEGKNEGQVELLVQGRTGVLDDILPEFDLEIMPEWAFVGVVVLGSVLFLLLVGICWCQCCPHSCCCYVSCCCCPDTCCCPKHLYEAGKMAKSGQPPQITMYQPYYVPGVPVVPPAAPSSIEPKLTVLAPSVENNIAGVRSGYRLQASQCQDAMKVVYYVERDLAQFHSTKGGGHPSAGSLSELSSLHDGDVDFRQTYRQVQRKALAPINDHMDEPHIRTASIGHGLRPSHYQSNRSLDEHDNRWNCRSEHLPRKAFDARGRTGSLDELEEFAMSYGPHGRRRGDFRGPQHDFEMGPRSRDHPTSYRDGPRYSRGDDDDDDWRRRGSPPSPPKRHHTANSKRYLARQRSYDDTYLNTLLERKARGHGERGGRAEDDSDTPSKGSSKKSSDCYNSRSPSHRPEEDDPLPPYSEREAERFRTEAHIERERYRTADPAMRPFSYTRPAHGLSHTLQENREDRDKSRKLTYLSKVWDHSSKQRLTNCVTSSD, from the exons ATGGTTTTGTTACACAGATTCTGGATTGTATTCATGCTATTTTCAT TGCAAAATTGTAATGGTGTACAGGTGAATGTGAAAGATGAGAAGAAGTTTGCTATGCTGTTCTCCTCCATCGTTCTTCCCTGTCATTACACCACCCACTCCTCTCAAACCGCCGTTGTGCAGTGGTGGTACAAGTCCTACTGTACAGACCGTACTCGGGATTCCTTCACATTTCCTGAGTCCCTGGGAGTCCATGTATCTGATCTGGGAGCCTCGTCTCATCTGGACTGCTCTGACAACAGCCGCACCGTCCGCATTGTGGCCTCAGCACAGGGATCTTCCATGACCTTAGCAGAGCACTACAAAGGAAGAGACATCTCCATCATTAACA AAGCAGATCTGCGCATTGGACAGCTGCAGTGGGGTGACAGCGGTGTGTATTTCTGTAAGGTGATAATTTCTGATGACCTGGAAGGGAAAAATGAAGGCCAGGTTGAGCTACTGGTGCAGG GTAGGACAGGTGTGCTGGATGACATCCTGCCTGAGTTTGATTTGGAGATTATGCCAG AGTGGGCATTTGTGGGAGTTGTTGTCCTTGGTAGTGTGCTCTTTCTGTTGTTGGTTGGGATCTGCTGGTGCCAGTGTTGTCCTCACTCCTGTTGTTGTTATGtaagctgctgctgctgtcctGATACATGTTGCTGTCCAAAACACT TATATGAAGCAGGGAAGATGGCAAAGAGCGGCCAACCTCCTCAGATTACCATGTATCAACCTTACTACGTTCCTGGTGTTCCTGTGGTCCCTCCAGCCGCACCATCCAGCATTGAACCCAAGTTGACTGTACTGGCTCCTTCAGTAGAAAACAATATAGCTGGAG tgcGCAGTGGCTATCGACTCCAGGCCAGTCAGTGTCAGGACGCTATGAAGGTTGTGTACTACGTAGAGAGGGACCTGGCACAGTTCCACTCTACCAAGGGGGGCGGTCATCCAT CAGCTGGCAGCCTATCAGAGCTGAGCTCTCTGCATGACGGTGACGTAGACTTCAGGCAGACCTATCGGCAGGTCCAGAGGAAGGCACTCGCACCCATCAATGACCACATGGATGAGCCACATATTCGAACAGCATCGATCGGCCATGGGCTTCGCCCCTCACATTATCAAAGCAATCGCTCTCTGGATGAGCATGACAACAG ATGGAACTGTCGTTCTGAGCACCTGCCCCGCAAAGCCTTTGATGCTAGGGGGCGCACAGGGTCACTAGATGAGCTGGAAGAGTTTGCGATGTCATACGGCCCACACGGTCGTCGGAGAGGTGACTTTCGTGGACCTCAGCATGACTTTGAAATGGGTCCAAGGTCACGGGACCATCCCACGTCTTACCGAGATGGGCCACGGTATTCTCGAGGTGATGATGACGATGACGACTGGCGCCGTCGAGGCTCACCACCTTCCCCGCCAAAAAGGCACCACACTGCCAACAGCAAACGCTATCTCGCTCGTCAGAGGTCTTATGACGATACCTACCTGAACACTCTGCTGGAGCGCAAGGCTAGGGGCCACGGAGAGCGAGGGGGGAGGGCTGAAGATGACAGTGACACACCCTCAAAAGGCAGTTCTAAGAAGAGCAGTGACTGTTACAACAGCAGGTCACCAAGCCATCGCCCCGAGgaggatgatcctttacctccaTACTCTGAGAGGGAGGCAGAGAGGTTTAGGACTGAAGCGCATATAGAGAGGGAACGGTACAGGACTGCTGATCCTGCCATGCGGCCTTTTTCATACACACGTCCGGCCCATGGACTGTCCCATACATTACAGGAGAACAGGGAGGACAGGGACAAATCCAGGAAACTG acttacctttcaaaagtttggg ACCACTCATCTAAGCAGAGACTCACTAATTGTGTGACGTCATCAGACTGA
- the LOC113108627 gene encoding immunoglobulin-like domain-containing receptor 2 isoform X6, with translation MVLLHRFWIVFMLFSLQNCNGVQVNVKDEKKFAMLFSSIVLPCHYTTHSSQTAVVQWWYKSYCTDRTRDSFTFPESLGVHVSDLGASSHLDCSDNSRTVRIVASAQGSSMTLAEHYKGRDISIINKADLRIGQLQWGDSGVYFCKVIISDDLEGKNEGQVELLVQGRTGVLDDILPEFDLEIMPEWAFVGVVVLGSVLFLLLVGICWCQCCPHSCCCYVSCCCCPDTCCCPKHLYEAGKMAKSGQPPQITMYQPYYVPGVPVVPPAAPSSIEPKLTVLAPSVENNIAGAAGSLSELSSLHDGDVDFRQTYRQVQRKALAPINDHMDEPHIRTASIGHGLRPSHYQSNRSLDEHDNRWNCRSEHLPRKAFDARGRTGSLDELEEFAMSYGPHGRRRGDFRGPQHDFEMGPRSRDHPTSYRDGPRYSRGDDDDDDWRRRGSPPSPPKRHHTANSKRYLARQRSYDDTYLNTLLERKARGHGERGGRAEDDSDTPSKGSSKKSSDCYNSRSPSHRPEEDDPLPPYSEREAERFRTEAHIERERYRTADPAMRPFSYTRPAHGLSHTLQENREDRDKSRKLTYLSKVWDHSSKQRLTNCVTSSD, from the exons ATGGTTTTGTTACACAGATTCTGGATTGTATTCATGCTATTTTCAT TGCAAAATTGTAATGGTGTACAGGTGAATGTGAAAGATGAGAAGAAGTTTGCTATGCTGTTCTCCTCCATCGTTCTTCCCTGTCATTACACCACCCACTCCTCTCAAACCGCCGTTGTGCAGTGGTGGTACAAGTCCTACTGTACAGACCGTACTCGGGATTCCTTCACATTTCCTGAGTCCCTGGGAGTCCATGTATCTGATCTGGGAGCCTCGTCTCATCTGGACTGCTCTGACAACAGCCGCACCGTCCGCATTGTGGCCTCAGCACAGGGATCTTCCATGACCTTAGCAGAGCACTACAAAGGAAGAGACATCTCCATCATTAACA AAGCAGATCTGCGCATTGGACAGCTGCAGTGGGGTGACAGCGGTGTGTATTTCTGTAAGGTGATAATTTCTGATGACCTGGAAGGGAAAAATGAAGGCCAGGTTGAGCTACTGGTGCAGG GTAGGACAGGTGTGCTGGATGACATCCTGCCTGAGTTTGATTTGGAGATTATGCCAG AGTGGGCATTTGTGGGAGTTGTTGTCCTTGGTAGTGTGCTCTTTCTGTTGTTGGTTGGGATCTGCTGGTGCCAGTGTTGTCCTCACTCCTGTTGTTGTTATGtaagctgctgctgctgtcctGATACATGTTGCTGTCCAAAACACT TATATGAAGCAGGGAAGATGGCAAAGAGCGGCCAACCTCCTCAGATTACCATGTATCAACCTTACTACGTTCCTGGTGTTCCTGTGGTCCCTCCAGCCGCACCATCCAGCATTGAACCCAAGTTGACTGTACTGGCTCCTTCAGTAGAAAACAATATAGCTGGAG CAGCTGGCAGCCTATCAGAGCTGAGCTCTCTGCATGACGGTGACGTAGACTTCAGGCAGACCTATCGGCAGGTCCAGAGGAAGGCACTCGCACCCATCAATGACCACATGGATGAGCCACATATTCGAACAGCATCGATCGGCCATGGGCTTCGCCCCTCACATTATCAAAGCAATCGCTCTCTGGATGAGCATGACAACAG ATGGAACTGTCGTTCTGAGCACCTGCCCCGCAAAGCCTTTGATGCTAGGGGGCGCACAGGGTCACTAGATGAGCTGGAAGAGTTTGCGATGTCATACGGCCCACACGGTCGTCGGAGAGGTGACTTTCGTGGACCTCAGCATGACTTTGAAATGGGTCCAAGGTCACGGGACCATCCCACGTCTTACCGAGATGGGCCACGGTATTCTCGAGGTGATGATGACGATGACGACTGGCGCCGTCGAGGCTCACCACCTTCCCCGCCAAAAAGGCACCACACTGCCAACAGCAAACGCTATCTCGCTCGTCAGAGGTCTTATGACGATACCTACCTGAACACTCTGCTGGAGCGCAAGGCTAGGGGCCACGGAGAGCGAGGGGGGAGGGCTGAAGATGACAGTGACACACCCTCAAAAGGCAGTTCTAAGAAGAGCAGTGACTGTTACAACAGCAGGTCACCAAGCCATCGCCCCGAGgaggatgatcctttacctccaTACTCTGAGAGGGAGGCAGAGAGGTTTAGGACTGAAGCGCATATAGAGAGGGAACGGTACAGGACTGCTGATCCTGCCATGCGGCCTTTTTCATACACACGTCCGGCCCATGGACTGTCCCATACATTACAGGAGAACAGGGAGGACAGGGACAAATCCAGGAAACTG acttacctttcaaaagtttggg ACCACTCATCTAAGCAGAGACTCACTAATTGTGTGACGTCATCAGACTGA